CCTTGTGGATGGTGCTTCAACTAAGTGGAAAGTGGAAAATAGTTGGGGTGAAAAAGTCGGGGATAAAGGATTTTTTGTGATGAGTGATGAGTGGATGGATGAATATACCTATCAAATCGTTGTTCGTAAAGAGTTTTTATCACAAGAATTACAAGAAGTATGGAAACAAGAACCAACCGTTTTAGCACCTTGGGACCCAATGGGGGCTTTGGCATAAGTCAAAAAGGTGGTTAAATCTCTCCTATATAAGTGCATATTAATCCCATCTTGTGTGAGGTGGGATTTTTTTGTTACCATAAGTATACGGAGATTTTCAAAAAGATTTTAGTGTGTTATAATTTGTATAGACAAAAGAAAGACGTTGACATTACTACCGCCTAAAGTAAGTAATATCAACGTTGACCGATTCACTAGGAATCTTTTTTTGATAAGCTAAGTGTATCATATGTTGATTAGATTTACAAAATCATGAGACAAAAATTTTCAGAATTATCTGATTGAGTTGCACTTTTTATAAGATAAAATTGTTTTCAAAAAAAAGCTAGAATGAATATCGGTAAAAATGATTGGATTTTTAGACATTTTAGATGCTTAACACGGTTAATAGAATACTTTTAGGCTGCCTTTTATGGAACGATGGAATTATTAAGTTTTATTTAATAAATAAGAGAAGAATTAGCTATTGCCAAATTGTTTTTTGTAGAGTAAAATGAGAGGCAGTTTCAATAGATGAAATAAACAAACTAAATCAAATAACTTTAGATAAACAGCGCCGGCTGTTTATCAGTAAAAGTGTGGATCAACAATTCTTAGGCCATAGATAGAATTGTTGATTGCACTTTTTTTATTTGTTGTTTTGGAACATGTCTGTAAAAGCTAGGGAGGGACGAGTTGATGTTGAAAAGTATTAGGTGAAGAAGAGTGTTTTTACTGGTGAGTCATCCATCGTCAAGGCAGAACGAGCTCTTTCAGCTTTTAGTGTTATCTAGCATCAAGAGCTAGCCTTTCGGGAAAAAGATAAAAAATAAATGAGGAAAAACACCTCAGTTATTTTTTCCTATTTTCCAGTCAAGGCAGAACGAGCTCTTTCAGCTTTTAGTGTTGTCTAGCTTCGCGGACTAGTCTCTCAGAAGTTGAGGCTAATGTACCGACAAGGCTTTTATTATAAGGAGGTTTTTTATATGAACAAGGATTGGATTAAATTAATGATCGGCGCTTTTTTTGAAGTATTATGGGTTATCGGTATGAAACATAGTAATACATGGTGGGAAATTTTGTTGACCATTGTATTTATTTTCATTAGCTTTTATGCATTGATAAAGGCCGGTGAAACTTTGCCAGTAGGAACAGCTTATGCAGTATTTGTAGGATTAGGTACAGCTGGGACCGTCATTACAGGTATACTCTTTTTCGGAGAGGAATTTAAGTTATCAAAAATCCTATTGATCGTAGTATTGCTGGTTGGCGTGATGGGCTTGAAATTTGTAACTGGTGAGAAAGGAGCAGATCAAAAATGAGTTGGTTGTTTTTAATTATTGCAGGAGTTTTTGAAATGCTAGGTGTTGGTTCAATCAATCGTTTTAATAAAAATAAAGATAATAAGTCTTTATTTTTATTATTCCTCACCTTTGGTAGTAGTTTTATCTTCCTTTATTTGGCTATGAAAAGTTTACCAATGGGTGTTTCCTATGCTATTTGGACAGGGATCGGAGCTGCTGGAGGAGCTATTTTAGGAATGATTTTTTACGGTGAGTCCAAAGATTGGCGCAGAATTCTTTTTATAGGAATTATTTTAGCGTCGGTGATTGGCTTGAAACTCATTGGCTGATGAGAGGATAGGTTTGCACAGAAGTGTTTAATTCCAAGAAATAAGAGGGAGTTGCTTTTGATTTTACCTTTTATTTAGATTAGAAGTGAGTGGGATATGACTTCCCACTCACTTCTTTTTATATGTACCACTTAGTGGGATAATCAGCTACGTTAAGTGTGTGTGAATAATAAAATGTTCTTAGTTTTTTATGTGTAAACACTATATGCAGTCTTTAATTCACTTTTCTGAGTAAGTTTTGTTTTCTTATATGATTATATACGGTTGGGACAGAGACGTTACATTTTTTTGCAATTTCTGGAACAGATAGATCTGAATTAGTATAAAGTTTCAACGCTTCGTTCACTTCTTTTGTCCGTGGTGGTCGCCCCAGTTGTTTGCCATTTTCTCTTGCTGCTTCAAGACCTGCTATCACTCGTTCACGAATCAATTCAGCCTCCATTTCAGCAAATGCCCCCATAACTGTAAAAAAGAAGCGACCCATTGCGGTTGTTGTATCTATGTTATTT
This sequence is a window from Enterococcus sp. 7F3_DIV0205. Protein-coding genes within it:
- a CDS encoding DMT family transporter, encoding MNKDWIKLMIGAFFEVLWVIGMKHSNTWWEILLTIVFIFISFYALIKAGETLPVGTAYAVFVGLGTAGTVITGILFFGEEFKLSKILLIVVLLVGVMGLKFVTGEKGADQK
- a CDS encoding DMT family transporter, with product MSWLFLIIAGVFEMLGVGSINRFNKNKDNKSLFLLFLTFGSSFIFLYLAMKSLPMGVSYAIWTGIGAAGGAILGMIFYGESKDWRRILFIGIILASVIGLKLIG
- a CDS encoding recombinase family protein, with protein sequence MAIIGYMRVSTHQQKFDSQQKALESYGVDFIYKERESGRKSSRSELNKVLSSLKPGDTFVIFKLDRLSRGTKQLLNLLEEFDRRDIHFVSIQNNIDTTTAMGRFFFTVMGAFAEMEAELIRERVIAGLEAARENGKQLGRPPRTKEVNEALKLYTNSDLSVPEIAKKCNVSVPTVYNHIRKQNLLRKVN